The Streptomyces cyanogenus DNA segment GTGCCCCAGCTCCAACCTCCAGACCGGGGCCGCGCCCTCCTATGCCGAGCACCCCATCGGGCTGCTGCGCCGGCTGCACTTCCGGGCCACCGTGAACACCGACAACCGGCTGATGTCGCACACCACCATGAGCCGGGAATTCGAGCACCTCGTCGAGGCGTTCGGTTACACGCTCGACGATCTCCAGTGGTTCTCCGTCAATGCGATGAAATCAGCGTTCATTCCTTTCGATGAACGACTCGCGATGATCAATGACGTCATCAAGCCCGGATACGCCGAGCTGAAATCCGAATGGCTGTTCCGGCAGACCGCGTCCATCAGCGGCTCTCGCAGTTCGGAGGCGTAGCCGCCCCGTCTTACCCGGGCCGGAGGGCGGTTCCGGCGGCGTGCCCGCCGACGGCGGGCCGGTCGACGGGCTCTCGGTCGGCTGACCCCGGCTTTCCGTACCGTGCGGGGCGCTCCGGCACGTCCGGATGCGCCCCCGTGGCGGGTCCGCGCCCGGGTTCACCAGGCCGTACGGGCCTTGTCCTCGGACGGCATCAGCAGCCACAGCGCTATGTAGAGCAGGAACTGCGGGCCCGGCAGCAGGCAGGACACCAGGAAGATCACCCGCATCGTGGTGGCCGAGGTGCCGAAGCGCCGGGCCAGTCCGGCGCAGACTCCGCCGATCATGCGGCCGTGGGTGGGGCGGGTGAGGGCGGTCATGTCGGCTCCTCCGTGGTCGTCGGCTCGCTTCCGAGCCGGTGGCGGGGCCCCCGGTGGGACCCTTCAACTGTCTTCCACGGTACGGAGACGAAGTGGACGAAGCATCCCTCTACGGGGCGATCCCGACCCTGGGAATCGTCGGGGTCCGGCCCTGAGACAGCTCTTCCTGGAGGGTGACCACGGCCCCGGCCGCCCCGGGTTCCCGCGCCTCGCGCCGCCGCAGCCAGGCCCGGCCCGCCGGTACGACGGCCAGGTGGGCCAGGACGACGCCCGCCGTGTTCAGCAGCAGCGAGTCGACGTCCACGACGCGGCCCGGTACACCGGTCTGGAGCAGGGCGATCCCGAGCGAGATCAGGGCGCCGGCCGCGGCCGTACGCAGCAGGGACGCGAGCCGGGAGACGGCGAGCCTGCCGTGCGCCATCGGCAGCAGCACGCCCAGCGGCGCGAGCAGCGCGAGCCCCTCGCCGAGGGGTCTGACCGCGTGCGGCCAGCCCAGCGCCAGGTCGGCGCGGATGCCGGCCAGCGGGCGCAGGTTCGGGGGCGTGACCCAGGGGACGTCCAGGGGACGCAGCATCAGCCAGGCGACGAGGGCGAGGTGTGCGACGAGGAGGACACCCCCTGTCACACGGACGCGGATCGCGGCGCTGCCGCCGATGGAGCCTTGACGCTGCACGACCCCGTAGACGCAGTGCCGTACACGATTGGTTCCACCACGGAAGCTTTCCGTGCCCGGACACCCCTCGCGGCGCCGGCCCGGGGAGGCGGGGGAACCGTGCGAGCGGCCACGGCGGCGGCCGGTGGCGCGGCGACAGGGCCTAGGCGCCGGTGACCTCGCTGGACGGTGGCTGGGTGCTGCCCGGGTGGTCGCGGAGGTCGTCCGTGCACTCGTAGCGGCGCAGGGGGTCCGGGGCCGGGCCGCCCAGGATGACCGAGCCGTCGTCCTCGGTCGCCGCCGAGTCGGACAGCGTGCACACCAGCTGGGCCAGGGCGTAGGAGGTGAGCCGCGAGGGCGCCGTACTCAGGCGCAGGGTGTCCTCGGGGTCCTTCGGGCGGGGACCGGTCACACCGAGGCCGCCCGGTACGTACGTCGTGTAGCCCGCGGAGCGCTCCGCGGGCGACGGCTGTTTGGCGAGCTGGTCCAGCAGCCCCTGCGCCACGATCACCCGGCGCCGGGCGTCCGCGGTGCCCTCCGGCACCCGCACGGTCCGGTCGACGGCCACCAGGGACGCTCCGCACAGCAGGAAGACCTGCACCGGCACCCCGTGCGCGGACTGCGCGGACTCCTCGGGCCCGGCCAGCGAGCACGGCACCCGGGACGGCGCCGCCCCGAAGTCGGTCGGCACCTCCGTGGCCCGGATGCCGCAGCCGGTGAGCAGCACGCCCAGGAGGGGCAGCGCCAGCAGCCGTCGTACGGTCATGACCCCTCCTCTCCTGTGCTTTCCGTGCCGGTCCTGCGGTCCTCGGCGTCCCCGCCGCCCTCCTCGGTGAGCCGTGCGGCGTCCCGTGGCAGCCGGAGCGTGAACACCGCTCCGCCCTCCGGGGAGTTGGCCGCGATGATCTCACCGCCGTGGATGTGGGCGTTCTCCAGGGCGATGGACAGGCCGAGCCCGCTGCCCTCGGAGCGCGGCCGGGAGGCGCTCGCCTTGTAGAAGCGGTCGAAGACGTGCGGGAGGACGTCCTCCGGGATGCCGGGGCCGTGGTCGCGGACCTGGATCTCGATCGAGTCGTCCGCCTCCCGGACCGACACCCGCACCGGCGACCCGCCGTGCTTGAGCGCGTTGCCGATCAGGTTGGCGAGGATGACGTCCAGGCGGCGCGGGTCGAGACGGGCGTGGAGGCCGCGCTCGGCGTCCAGCTCGACCGCGTCCAGCCAGGCACGCGCGTCGATGCACGCGGTGATCTGGTCGACGAGGTCGACGTCGTCCAGGACCAGCCGGGCGGTGCCCGCGTCGAAGCGGGTGACCTCCATCAGGTTCTCGACCAGGTCGTTCAGCCGCCGGGTCTCGCTGACCACCAGCCGGACGGCCGGTTCGATCATCGGGTCCATGCTCCCGGTCTCCGCCTCCAGCTCCTCCTCCAGCACCTCCGTGACGGCGGTGATGGCGGTGAGCGGGGTGCGCAGCTCGTGCGACATGTCGGCGACGAACCGGCGGGACGCCTCGTCCCGCGCGGCCATCTCCGCGACCCGCTGCTCCAGCGCCTCGGCCGCGTTGTTGAAGGTCCGGGACAGGTCGGCGAGTTCGTCGGTGCCCGAGACCCGCAGCCGGGTGTCCAGCCTGCCCTCGCCCAGGCGCCGAGCGGCCACCCCGAGCCGGTGCACCGGCTTCAGCACGGTCGTGGCGGCGGCCTGCGCGAGCAGCGCGGCCCCGATCAGCGCGAGCCCGGTGGCGATGCCCAGCGACCAGGCCAGCGAGTTGAGGTCCTTGGCCTCCGGCTCCAGGGACTTCGCCATGTAGCCCGTGGGGCCGCCGCCGATCACGCGGGTACCGGCCACCAGATAGGGCGTGCCGTGGTCCACGACCCGCTGCCAGTACAGGTGGTACGGCTCCTTGTTGGTGTCGGTCACCTTCTGCCGCTTGGCCACGGCGGCGCGCAGCGACTCGGGCACGTCCTCCAGGGCGAAGCCGTTGATGCCGCCCGAGTTGCCGTACACCGTCTTGCCGTCGGCGTCCTCGGCGACCAGCAGCACGCTGAAACGCTGGCTGCTGGCGGCCATCTGGCCCGCGGCACGCTGCAACTGGTCCTGGGTCGGATGCTCCGGCAGCGCGCCCGCGCGGTTCTGCATCTCCTGCCGGAAGTCGCGCAGCACCGCGTCCTGGGCGCGGGTGAGCACCGCCTCCCGGTTGAGCCAGTAGGCGATGCCCGACGCCGACACCGCGGCGGTCAGCGCGACCAGCGCGAAGACCACCACCAGGCGCAGCCGGAGGCTGGTGAACCTCAGCCGCGACACACTTCCCTTGCGCCCCGCGGCCCAGCCGCGCAGTCCCCCTTGCGTATCGGTCACTGAGGCGCGTCCAGGCGGTAGCCGACACCACGGACGGTACGGATCAGCGTCGGGGACGACGGCACGTCCTCGATCTTCGCGCGCAGCCGCTGCACACACGCGTCGACCAGGCGCGAGTCACCGAGATAGTCGTGCTCCCACACCAGCCGCAGCAGCTGCTGCCGGGACAGCGCCTGACCGGGCCGTCGGCTCAGCTCCAGCAGCAGCCGCAGCTCGGTCGGGGTCAGCTGGAGGTCCTCGCCGTTCTTGGTGACGGTCATCGCCGACCGGTCGATGACGAGGTTGCCGAAGGTCGCCGAGTCGCTGGACTCGCGCTCGCCGCGCCGCAGCACGGCCCGGATCCGGGCGTCGAGCACCCGTCCCTGCACCGGCTTGACGACATAGTCGTCGGCGCCCGACTCCAGCCCGACCACGACGTCGATGTCGTCGCTGCGCGCGGTCAGCAGGATGATCGGCAGCTGGTCCGTGCGCCGGATGCGCCGGCACACCTCGAACCCGTCGATGCCGGGCAGCATCACGTCCAGCACGATCAGGTCCGGCCGCTGTTCACGCAGCAGCTTCAGACCGTCCTCGCCGCTGGCAGCGGTGGCCACCCGGTGTCCCTGGCGCGTCAGGGAGAGCTCCAGGGCCGTACGGATGGCGTCGTCGTCCTCGATCAGCAACAGGGAAGGCACGGGCTCATTCTGGCCCATGGAGGGGCCCCCGTACGACCTGCCGGCAGCAGGCCGTCCCTGGCGCCATCACCTGTGCACCGTCTGTGACGACCCTGGGCCGGACCCCTGTGACAGGTCTGTGACAGTCGGCAGACACGGCGATGAAGTCATCCCGGCAGTCTTTTGGGCACGGGCCGGACGGGGAGCTGGAAACCGGCCGGCGAGATCGAATCACCGGAAGTCCACGACGGGGAGCGCGAGATGAACACGCTGCAGAGCATCAGCACCAGCGCAGTGGTCACGCGTCTGCACGACGTGCACCGGGGTTCCGAGAAGTCTGGTGTTGTGAGCGGGCGGGGGTGCGCTCGCGGCACCGGGCGTCAGCACACCGCCTACATAACGGTGGTGGACGCACGGGGGGAAGCTCACGGGGGAGCCGCGTACGGGGAGGACTCGGGGGAGCGTCGTTCGCTGACCGAGGCGGAGTTCACCGCCTACGTCCAGGAGCGCCGCGCCTCCCTGTACGCCACCGCCTACCACCTGACCGGTGACCGCTACGAGGCCGAGGACCTGCTGCAGAGCGCGCTGTTCTCGACGTACAAGGCCTGGGACCGGATCAGCGACAAGGCGGCGGTCGGCGGGTACCTCCGCCGCACCATGACCAACCTGCACATCAGCGCCTGGCGGCGCCGCAAGCTCAACGAGTACCCGACCGAGGAACTGCCGGAGACGCCCGGCGAGACGGACGCGATGCGCGGCACCGAGCTGCGCGCGGTCCTCTGGCAGGCGCTGGCCCGGCTGCCCGAACTCCAGCGCACCATGCTGGTCCTGCGTTACTACGAGGGCCGGACGGACCCGGAGATCGCGGAGATCCTCGGCATCAGTGTCGGCACGGTGAAGTCGAGCATCTGGCGGTCGCTGCGCCGGCTGCGCGAGGACGAGATCCTCAGCTTCGGCCGTGACCAGGAGGACGCCTTCGGCGAGCTCGTCGCCTGAGGACGGGGGAAACGGGGGAACAACGGGGGAAACGGGGGAAACACGGGGGACCACTGGGGGGTGGGCCTTCGGGGGAACGGGGGAACGGGGGAACGGGGGAGCAACGGGAACGGGACTGGCAGGCCAGGAGGCCTTGCCAGTCCCGTTGTCGTGCCTACGGCCGCTACGCCGCCGTCTCCTGCCGTACCTGCCGGCCCGCCGCCGCGGCCGCCAGCCGGCCCAGCGCCTCGTCCCGGTCGCACGGATGCGCGCCGAGGGACACCTGGCGGGCGACGATCGTCCGCTCCGCCCGCATCAGCCGCCACCCGCGGCGCAGCAGGAACGGCACCGACTTGCGGCCCTCCTTCAGATCGCGCAGGAAGCGCCGCCGGAAGGTGGTGACCGGGCCGCGGGTCAGGCAGAGCGCGTCCGCCAGCACGCCCAGCTCCCGGCAGCGCTCGACGATCTCCGCGGCGAAGATGCCCTCCGCGATGAACAGCGGGGTACGGCCGATGTGCAGCGTCTCCTCGCCGGTGCGGGCGCTCAGCCCGAGGTCGTAGACCGGCACCTGGGTCGAACCCGTCGCGCACAGCCGGGTGATGGCCTCGACCGCGACGTCCGCGTCCCACGACTCCGGGTGGTCCCAGTCGATGTCCGCGCTCCCCTGCACCAGGGGCAGAGTCGGGTCGTCACCCTCCTTGTAGAAGTCGTCCAGACGCAGCACGGGAAGCCCGGAGCGGGCGGCGACGAGTGACTTGCCCGAACCCGAGGGGCCGCACAGCAGCACGACACGGGCGGGGACCGGAGGATGAATGCTCACGGAACACCAGTTTGACGTATCGGGGGCGCCCTGCCGACCCCGCGGGTCGGCTTTCGAGCGTGAGTCTCACCTCAACGACCCTGTGTGCCGCCCCCGCCGCCCCTGTCGCCCTGCGCACCGGCAACCGGGGCGCCCCGAAGGGGCGCGGGGAACCGCGCGACCGGCCACGGCGAACCCCCAGCCGACGAACCGCAGCAGTTCCCCACCCGCACCCTGTCAGTAAGAAGACCCCGACGCGCCCAGCGACCCCGTGGGATGCCACACCGTCTTCGTCTCCAGGAACGCCGTCATCCGCTCGATCCCCGGCGTCTCGACGTAGTCCACAGCCTGTGGACGGAGCACCCGCTTCAGGTTGTCGGCCGCCGCGATCTCCAGCTCCTTCGCCAGTTCCTCGTCCGCGCCCGCCAGGTCGATCGCGTTGACGTCCTGGTGCGCGGCGAGCGGCGCCGCGATCTCCGCCGTACGGCCGGACAGGACGTTGACGACACCGCCCGGGACGTCGGAGGTGGCCAGCACCTCGCCCAGGGACAGGGCCGGCAGCGGGGCCTTCTCGGAGGCGATCACGACCGCCGTGTTGCCGGTGGCGATCACCGGGGCCACGACCGACACCAGGCCGAGGAAGGACGACTCCTGCGGGGCCAGGACGGCGACCACGCCGGTCGGCTCCGGGGAGGAGAGGTTGAAGTACGGGCCCGCGACCGGGTTGGCGCCGCCGATCACCTGGGCGATCTTGTCGGTCCAGCCGGCGTACCAGACCCAGCGGTCGATCGTGGCGTCCACGACCGCGGCCGCCTTCGACTTCGACAGGCCCTCCGCGTCCGCGACCTCCCGGACGAACTGCTCCTTGCGGCCCTCCAGCATCTCCGCGACGCGGTAGAGGACCTGGCCGCGGTTGTACGCCGTCGCGCCGGACCAACCGCCGAACGCCTTGCGCGCGGCGACCACCGCGTCCCGGGCGTCCTTGCGCGAGGACTGGGGTGCGTTGGCCAGCCAGTTGCCCTTGGAGTCGGTCACCTCGTACACCCGGCCGCTCTCCGAACGCGGGAACTTCCCGCCGACGTACAGCTTGTAGGTCTTGAAGACACGCAGACGGTCAGACATCGAGGTACGCCTCCAGGCCGTGGCGGCCGCCCTCGCGGCCGAAGCCCGACTCCTTGTAGCCACCGAAGGGCGAGGTCGGGTCGAACTTGTTGAACGTGTTGGACCAGACGACACCGGCGCGCAGCTTGTTCGCGACGGCCAGGATGCGCGAGCCCTTCTCGGTCCAGATGCCGGCCGAGAGGCCGTACTGGGTGTTGTTCGCCTTGGCGACCGCCTCGTCCGGGGTGCGGAAGGTGAGGACCGACAGCACCGGGCCGAAGATCTCGTCGCGGGCGATGGTGTGGGCCTGGGTGACGTTCGTGAACAGCGTCGGGGCGAACCAGTAGCCGCTCTCGGGGAGGGCGCAGGCCGGCGACCAGCGCTCGGCGCCCTCCGCCTCGCCCTGCTCGGCCAGCGCGGTGATCCGGGCCAGCTGCTCCGCGGAGTTGATCGCGCCGATGTCGGTGTTCTTGTCCAGCGGGTCGCCGAGGCGCAGCGTGGACAGGCGGCGCTTGAGGGAGTCCAGCAGCTCGTCCTGGATCGACTCCTGGACCAGGAGCCGGGAGCCCGCGCAGCAGACCTGGCCCTGGTTGAAGAAGATGCCGTTCACGATGCCCTCGACGGCCTGGTCGATCGGGGCGTCGTCGAAGACGATGTTGGCGCCCTTGCCGCCCAGTTCGAGCGTGAGCTTCTTGCGCGTGCCGGCGACCGTGCGGGCGATCTCCTTGCCGACCGCCGTGGAGCCGGTGAAGGCCACCTTGTTCACGTCCGGGTGCGCCACCAGCGCGGCACCCGCGTCGCCGTAGCCCGGAAGGATGTTGACGACACCCTTGGGCAGACCGGCCTGGCGGCAGATGTCCGCGAAGAACAGGGCGGACAGCGGGGTGGTCTCCGCCGGCTTCAGCACGACCGTGTTGCCGGTCGCGAGGGCCGGGGCGATCTTCCACGCCAGCATCAGCAGCGGGAAGTTCCAGGGGATGACCTGGCCCGCGACGCCGAGCGGCCGCGGGTCCGCGCCGAAGCCGGCGTGGTCGAGCTTGTCGGCCCAGCCCGCGTAGTAGAAGAAGTGCGCGGCGACCAGCGGGAGGTCCGCGTCGCGGGTCTCCCTGATCGGCTTGCCGTTGTCCAGCGTCTCCAGGACGGCCAGCTCACGGCTGCGCTCCTGGATGATGCGGGCGATGCGGAACAGGTACTTGGCGCGCTCGGAGCCGGGCAGCGCCGACCACTTCTCGAACGCCCTGCGGGCCGCCTTCACCGCACGGTCGACGTCCTCGGCGCCGGCCTGGGCGACCTCGGAGAGGACCTCCTCCGTGGACGGCGAGACGGTCTTGAAGACCTTGCCGTCGGCGGCCTCGGCGAACTCGCCGTCGATGAACAGGCCGTAGGAGGGCGCGATGTCGACGATCGCGCGGGACTCGGGGGCGGGTGCGTACTCGAAAGCCATGGGGGATCAGTCCACCGTCACGTAGTCGGGACCGGAGTAGCGGCCGGTGGCCAGCTTCTGGCGCTGCATCAGCAGGTCGTTGAGGAGCGAGGAGGCGCCGAAGCGGAACCAGTGGTTGTCAAGCCAGTCCTCGCCCGCGGTCTCGTTGACCAGCACCAGGAACTTGATCGCGTCCTTGCTGGTGCGGATGCCGCCGGCCGGCTTCACACCGACCTGGACGCCGGTCTGGGCCCGGAAGTCGCGGACCGCCTCCAGCATCAGCAGGGTGTTCGCCGGGGTCGCGTTGACCGCGACCTTGCCGGTGGAGGTCTTGATGAAGTCGGCGCCGGCCAGCATGCCGAGCCAGGAGGCGCGGCGGATGTTGTCGTACGTCGACAGCTCGCCGGTCTCGAAGATGACCTTCAGCCGGGCGCTGTCCCCGCAGGCCTCCTTCACGGCGACGATCTCGTCGTACACCTTGAGGTACCTGCCGGCGAGGAACGCGCCCCGGTCGATGACCATGTCGATCTCGTCGGCGCCGGCGGCGACGGCGTCCCGCACGTCGGCGAGCTTCACGTCGAGCGCGGCACGGCCGGCCGGGAAGGCGGTGGCGACCGAGGCGACCTTGACGCCGGAACCGGCGACGGCCTCCTTGGCGACGGCCACCATGTCGGGATAGACGCAGACCGCGGCCGTGGTCGGGGTCGTGCGGTCCGTGGGGTCGGGGTGGACCGCCTTGGCGCCGAGCGCCCGGACCTTGCCCGGGGTGTCCGCGCCTTCCAGCGTCGTCAGGTCGACCATCGAGATGGCGAGGTCGATGGCGTACGCCTTCGCGGTGGTCTTGATGGAACGGGTGCCGAGAGACGCGGCGCGCGCCTCCAGGCCGACCGCGTCGACGCCGGGCAGCCCGTGGAGGAAACGGCGCAGCGTGCTGTCGGACGCGGTGACGTCCGAGAGAGCGTGAGCTGTGGGTGCGGTAGTGGGCATGGTCACCAGACGAGCATATCTACGCGCGTAGCGGCTGTACACCCCCGCTGCTCGTCCTGGGTGCCGAGATCACGGATGAGCGCCGGTTCCCGGGCGCGTGGCCGCACCGCCGGCGGTGTCGTGCAGAATCGGGCCATGACCACCCCGGACCACCCGTCACCCGCGTCACCGCCTCCGGCGTCCGCCGCCAAGGACCGGATCTACCGCTCGCCCTTGGGGCTTGCGGGCGGCGCGCTGCTGCTCCTGGTCGTCCTCTGGCTGGGCTTCGACGCCCTGGTCAAGGGCCACGGCCGGACCCCCTGGCTGGCGCTGGCCGGGATGATCCTCATCGTGCCGTTGGTCATCGCCTTCACGCTCCGCCCCGCGGTCTTCGCGAACGAGGACCGGCTGCGCGTCCGCAACCCGCTCCGGGTCGTCACCCTGCCCTGGGGCGAGGTCGCCGCCCTGCGTTCCGGCTACTCCAACGAGGTCGTCGCCAAGTCCGGCACCAAGTACCAGCTGTGGGCCGTCCCCGTCTCGCTGCGCGCCCGCAAGAAGGCGGCCCGCCGGCAGCAGCGGGCGGAGGCCGACGCGGCCCGCGGTGTGACACCGGGCAGCCGGGGCAGCGCGCTCGTCCCCGGCGGCCTCGGCCTCGGCGGGTTCAGCCTGCGCGGACCGGACACCGGGCCGACCCGCGCGGAGACCGACCAGGTCATGGACGACCTGCGGGAACTGCTGGAGCGCCACGGGGAGGCCGAGCCGGCACAGGGCGAGGTCACCGTGCGCTGGGCCTACGAGGTGGCGGCCCCCGCGGTCGCCGGCGCGGTGCTGCTGGGGATCCTGCTGGCTGTGGGCTGAGGGGCGGGGCGTTTCCTGCGGGGTGGGGGCCTTCCGGGTGGGTGTGGCCGAGGGGCGTTCCCGGGGCCGTCGCCGGGCGAAGGCCGTGACCCTGGTCCCCGGCCGGGGCCCTTCCCGTCGCGCGTAGCTTCCCTCCGGGGCCCTTCCGGCCGCGCGTCCTGCTCTCCGGGGCTCTTCCGGTCGCGCGTCCTGCCCCCGCGGCCCTTCCGGTCGTGCTGCCCAGGGCCCTTCCGGTCGCGCCCTCCTCCGGGGCCTCTCGCGTGGCGCGTCCTTCCCTCCTGGCCCCTTCCCCGTCGCGCGTCCTTCTCCCCGGGGGCTCCTGCACGTCGCGCGTACTTCCCCCGGAGCCCTTGCCGGCCGGGGCCTTTCCGCCGGGGTTCCGCTGCCGTAGCGTGCGGCAGCCGGGGGTGATCGAGCCGTTCGCCCCTGCCTAGTGTCTGGAAAGCGATGAGTACGACCCACGGACGGCCGCTGCCGCTGCCGTTGCCCGCTTCGGCCCTGCCCGCCGCCCTGTCCGCCACCGCACCGGTACCCGACGGCGGCCCTGCCTGGAGCGGTGACCACGCCCGCCGCTGGCTCGGCGCGCTGCCGCCGCGCTGGGTGCCCCTGCCCTCCGGTAACGGGCACCTGCTGACCGCGCTGTGCGCCGCCGTGACGGTCGCGGAGCTGTTCGCGCTGCCCGCCGGATGGGAGCCGTGGGCCGCCGCGCTGCTCGCGCTGCACGTGCTGTGGCTGTGCGTGCGCCCGGAGATCGTGCCGGTGTCGGCGCCGGTGCTCGCGGTGTCGCTGGCGGTCCTGCGGCCGGGGGCCGGCCGGCCCGGGACGGCGGCCGCCGCGGCCGTTCTCGCCGTGGTCTGGGGCGTGGCGGTGCTGCGGCTGGTGGCACGGCGCCGGCAGCGGGAGCGGGCCCGGGAGGCGGCCGGCGGGGTCACCGCGCCGCTGCCGGACGCGGACCGGCCCCTGCCCCGCGGCCGGTTCCTGATCGTGGCCGGGGCCGTCCTGCTCGCCCTCGGGACCGGCGCGGTCGCGGTCACCCCGGCCGAGGCGGCGCCTGCGGTGCCGGTGCTCG contains these protein-coding regions:
- a CDS encoding PspC domain-containing protein, whose protein sequence is MTALTRPTHGRMIGGVCAGLARRFGTSATTMRVIFLVSCLLPGPQFLLYIALWLLMPSEDKARTAW
- a CDS encoding VanZ family protein — encoded protein: MQRQGSIGGSAAIRVRVTGGVLLVAHLALVAWLMLRPLDVPWVTPPNLRPLAGIRADLALGWPHAVRPLGEGLALLAPLGVLLPMAHGRLAVSRLASLLRTAAAGALISLGIALLQTGVPGRVVDVDSLLLNTAGVVLAHLAVVPAGRAWLRRREAREPGAAGAVVTLQEELSQGRTPTIPRVGIAP
- a CDS encoding sensor histidine kinase; the protein is MTDTQGGLRGWAAGRKGSVSRLRFTSLRLRLVVVFALVALTAAVSASGIAYWLNREAVLTRAQDAVLRDFRQEMQNRAGALPEHPTQDQLQRAAGQMAASSQRFSVLLVAEDADGKTVYGNSGGINGFALEDVPESLRAAVAKRQKVTDTNKEPYHLYWQRVVDHGTPYLVAGTRVIGGGPTGYMAKSLEPEAKDLNSLAWSLGIATGLALIGAALLAQAAATTVLKPVHRLGVAARRLGEGRLDTRLRVSGTDELADLSRTFNNAAEALEQRVAEMAARDEASRRFVADMSHELRTPLTAITAVTEVLEEELEAETGSMDPMIEPAVRLVVSETRRLNDLVENLMEVTRFDAGTARLVLDDVDLVDQITACIDARAWLDAVELDAERGLHARLDPRRLDVILANLIGNALKHGGSPVRVSVREADDSIEIQVRDHGPGIPEDVLPHVFDRFYKASASRPRSEGSGLGLSIALENAHIHGGEIIAANSPEGGAVFTLRLPRDAARLTEEGGGDAEDRRTGTESTGEEGS
- the afsQ1 gene encoding two-component system response regulator AfsQ1, translated to MPSLLLIEDDDAIRTALELSLTRQGHRVATAASGEDGLKLLREQRPDLIVLDVMLPGIDGFEVCRRIRRTDQLPIILLTARSDDIDVVVGLESGADDYVVKPVQGRVLDARIRAVLRRGERESSDSATFGNLVIDRSAMTVTKNGEDLQLTPTELRLLLELSRRPGQALSRQQLLRLVWEHDYLGDSRLVDACVQRLRAKIEDVPSSPTLIRTVRGVGYRLDAPQ
- a CDS encoding SigE family RNA polymerase sigma factor → MNTLQSISTSAVVTRLHDVHRGSEKSGVVSGRGCARGTGRQHTAYITVVDARGEAHGGAAYGEDSGERRSLTEAEFTAYVQERRASLYATAYHLTGDRYEAEDLLQSALFSTYKAWDRISDKAAVGGYLRRTMTNLHISAWRRRKLNEYPTEELPETPGETDAMRGTELRAVLWQALARLPELQRTMLVLRYYEGRTDPEIAEILGISVGTVKSSIWRSLRRLREDEILSFGRDQEDAFGELVA
- a CDS encoding uridine kinase family protein; amino-acid sequence: MSIHPPVPARVVLLCGPSGSGKSLVAARSGLPVLRLDDFYKEGDDPTLPLVQGSADIDWDHPESWDADVAVEAITRLCATGSTQVPVYDLGLSARTGEETLHIGRTPLFIAEGIFAAEIVERCRELGVLADALCLTRGPVTTFRRRFLRDLKEGRKSVPFLLRRGWRLMRAERTIVARQVSLGAHPCDRDEALGRLAAAAAGRQVRQETAA
- a CDS encoding aldehyde dehydrogenase family protein; this encodes MSDRLRVFKTYKLYVGGKFPRSESGRVYEVTDSKGNWLANAPQSSRKDARDAVVAARKAFGGWSGATAYNRGQVLYRVAEMLEGRKEQFVREVADAEGLSKSKAAAVVDATIDRWVWYAGWTDKIAQVIGGANPVAGPYFNLSSPEPTGVVAVLAPQESSFLGLVSVVAPVIATGNTAVVIASEKAPLPALSLGEVLATSDVPGGVVNVLSGRTAEIAAPLAAHQDVNAIDLAGADEELAKELEIAAADNLKRVLRPQAVDYVETPGIERMTAFLETKTVWHPTGSLGASGSSY
- a CDS encoding aldehyde dehydrogenase family protein, which gives rise to MAFEYAPAPESRAIVDIAPSYGLFIDGEFAEAADGKVFKTVSPSTEEVLSEVAQAGAEDVDRAVKAARRAFEKWSALPGSERAKYLFRIARIIQERSRELAVLETLDNGKPIRETRDADLPLVAAHFFYYAGWADKLDHAGFGADPRPLGVAGQVIPWNFPLLMLAWKIAPALATGNTVVLKPAETTPLSALFFADICRQAGLPKGVVNILPGYGDAGAALVAHPDVNKVAFTGSTAVGKEIARTVAGTRKKLTLELGGKGANIVFDDAPIDQAVEGIVNGIFFNQGQVCCAGSRLLVQESIQDELLDSLKRRLSTLRLGDPLDKNTDIGAINSAEQLARITALAEQGEAEGAERWSPACALPESGYWFAPTLFTNVTQAHTIARDEIFGPVLSVLTFRTPDEAVAKANNTQYGLSAGIWTEKGSRILAVANKLRAGVVWSNTFNKFDPTSPFGGYKESGFGREGGRHGLEAYLDV
- the deoC gene encoding deoxyribose-phosphate aldolase: MPTTAPTAHALSDVTASDSTLRRFLHGLPGVDAVGLEARAASLGTRSIKTTAKAYAIDLAISMVDLTTLEGADTPGKVRALGAKAVHPDPTDRTTPTTAAVCVYPDMVAVAKEAVAGSGVKVASVATAFPAGRAALDVKLADVRDAVAAGADEIDMVIDRGAFLAGRYLKVYDEIVAVKEACGDSARLKVIFETGELSTYDNIRRASWLGMLAGADFIKTSTGKVAVNATPANTLLMLEAVRDFRAQTGVQVGVKPAGGIRTSKDAIKFLVLVNETAGEDWLDNHWFRFGASSLLNDLLMQRQKLATGRYSGPDYVTVD
- a CDS encoding PH domain-containing protein produces the protein MTTPDHPSPASPPPASAAKDRIYRSPLGLAGGALLLLVVLWLGFDALVKGHGRTPWLALAGMILIVPLVIAFTLRPAVFANEDRLRVRNPLRVVTLPWGEVAALRSGYSNEVVAKSGTKYQLWAVPVSLRARKKAARRQQRAEADAARGVTPGSRGSALVPGGLGLGGFSLRGPDTGPTRAETDQVMDDLRELLERHGEAEPAQGEVTVRWAYEVAAPAVAGAVLLGILLAVG